Proteins encoded by one window of Salvia splendens isolate huo1 chromosome 5, SspV2, whole genome shotgun sequence:
- the LOC121801840 gene encoding 40S ribosomal protein S10-1-like yields MIISEKNRREISKYLFQEGVCYAKKDYNLAKHPDIDVPNLQVIKLMQSFKSKEYVRETFAWMHYYWYLTNDGIEFLRTYLNLPSEIVPATLKKSAKPLGRPMGGPPGDRPRGPPRFEGDRPRFGDRDGYRGGPRGSAGEFGGEKGGAPADFQPSFRGGNGGGRPGFGRGAGGFGGAPSS; encoded by the exons ATG ATCATCTCGGAGAAGAACAGGAGAGAGATCTCCAAATACCTCTTCCAAG AGGGTGTGTGCTATGCGAAGAAGGACTACAACCTAGCGAAGCACCCCGACATCGATGTCCCAAATCTGCAGGTTATTAAGCTTATGCAGAGCTTTAAGTCGAAGGAGTATGTGCGCGAGACCTTTGCTTGGATGCACTACTACTGGTATCTGACCAATGATGGAATTGAATTCCTCCGAACATACCTCAACCTTCCATCAGAGATTGTCCCAGCCACACTCAAGAAGTCTGCCAAGCCCCTCGGCAGACCCATGGGTGGCCCCCCTGGCGACCGCCCTCG TGGACCACCAAGATTTGAAGGCGACAGGCCCCGTTTCGGTGACCGTGATGGATACCGTGGTGGACCAAGAGGGTCAGCTGGAGAATTCGGTGGGGAGAAAGGTGGAGCTCCTGCTGACTTCCAACCTTCATTCAGG GGTGGGAACGGTGGCGGGCGACCGGGTTTTGGCCGTGGTGCTGGTGGCTTTGGTGGAGCACCTTCAAGCTAA
- the LOC121806010 gene encoding 40S ribosomal protein S10-1-like codes for MIISEKNRREISKYLFQEGVCYAKKDYNLAKHPDIDVPNLQVIKLMQSFKSKEYVRETFAWMHYYWYLTNDGIEFLRTYLNLPSEIVPATLKKSAKPLGRPMGGPPGDRPRGPPRFEGDRPRFGDRDGYRGGPRGPAGEFGVEKGGAPADFQPSFRGGNGGGRPGFGRGAGGFGGAPSS; via the exons ATG ATCATCTCGGAGAAGAACAGGAGAGAGATCTCCAAATACCTCTTCCAAG AGGGTGTGTGCTATGCGAAGAAGGACTACAACCTAGCGAAGCACCCCGACATAGACGTCCCAAATCTGCAGGTGATTAAGCTTATGCAGAGCTTTAAGTCGAAGGAGTATGTGCGTGAGACCTTTGCTTGGATGCACTACTACTGGTATCTGACCAATGATGGAATTGAATTCCTCCGTACTTACCTCAACCTTCCGTCGGAGATTGTCCCGGCCACACTCAAGAAGTCTGCCAAGCCCCTCGGCAGACCCATGGGTGGCCCCCCTGGCGATCGCCCTCG TGGACCACCAAGATTTGAGGGTGACAGGCCCCGTTTCGGTGACCGTGATGGATACCGTGGTGGACCAAGAGGGCCAGCTGGAGAATTCGGTGTGGAGAAAGGTGGAGCTCCTGCTGACTTCCAACCTTCATTCAGG GGTGGGAACGGTGGCGGGCGACCGGGTTTTGGCCGTGGTGCTGGTGGCTTTGGTGGAGCACCTTCAAGCTAA